GGAAAGACATCCCACCATATTAACGCTCGATCACGTTTTGGGGCATGCGGTCGCCCAGCTTGATGACGTACACTTCGACACGACGGTTGAACGCGCGACCGATGTCCGTCGTGTTGTCCATCAGCGGCACGCTCTCGCCAAAACCCTTGGCTTTCAAACGTCCGGGCGCCACACCGTTCTGTACAAAGAAATTCTTCACCGCCAGTGCACGACGCATGGAGAGGTTCTCGTTGTACGCATCCGATCCTTCTGAATCGGTATGCCCGCGAATTTCCACAACCATCTTCGGGTAGGCCTTGAAGATGCGGACCTTCTCGAGCAGATCGGCTACATACTCACGGCGAATCACATCCTTGTCATACTCGAAATGGATGTCGGTCAGCGTGAAGATCTTGCCTTCCTCCAGCGCGTCGATGTCGAACTCGGGTAAGGGATTTACCATGTTCGCCGCTGCAAAATCGAAACGCGGCAGGGAGGGAGCACTGGTG
This sequence is a window from bacterium. Protein-coding genes within it:
- a CDS encoding OmpA family protein, with product GGAGKGVSTGEGEGMVDRDKIVGEGAPGITAASSIAGGRGKGVGTGEGEGPWRIDYGKYYGPQPEPLLARYGGYVPRHIQHISPVSSVDTSAPSLPRFDFAAANMVNPLPEFDIDALEEGKIFTLTDIHFEYDKDVIRREYVADLLEKVRIFKAYPKMVVEIRGHTDSEGSDAYNENLSMRRALAVKNFFVQNGVAPGRLKAKGFGESVPLMDNTTDIGRAFNRRVEVYVIKLGDRMPQNVIER